Proteins encoded together in one Pseudomonas sp. Seg1 window:
- a CDS encoding HAD family hydrolase, producing the protein MSKPIRFLLSDMDGTLLLPDHRLSQRTIDAVRSLREAGVLFSLATGRPPKAMLQQIEALGVDLPTAAFNGGTIVNPDGSMLVAHYLPATTALIALATFADQPDVEIWVFSGGDWLLKDPHGPMVPREQHGLGYPPVVVESFEPYLERIDKIVATSNNTELLIELEARLLSKVNGMAQVSRSQSVYLDVTALEANKGTALATIAAHLGIPLEQTAAIGDGGNDPAMFHCAGLSIAMGQAEEAVKRQADVITAPNTEDGVAQAIEKYILPH; encoded by the coding sequence ATGAGCAAGCCGATCCGTTTTCTGCTGAGCGACATGGACGGCACGCTGTTGCTGCCCGATCACAGGCTGAGCCAGCGTACTATCGACGCCGTGCGGTCGTTACGCGAGGCGGGCGTCCTGTTCAGTCTCGCCACCGGGCGTCCGCCGAAAGCCATGTTGCAGCAGATCGAAGCCTTGGGCGTCGATCTGCCGACGGCGGCGTTCAACGGCGGCACAATCGTCAATCCGGACGGTAGTATGCTCGTCGCGCATTACCTGCCGGCGACAACGGCGCTGATTGCTCTCGCGACGTTTGCCGATCAACCGGATGTCGAAATCTGGGTGTTCAGCGGCGGCGACTGGCTGCTCAAGGATCCGCACGGGCCGATGGTGCCGCGCGAGCAGCATGGCCTCGGCTATCCGCCGGTGGTGGTCGAGAGTTTCGAACCGTATCTTGAGCGCATCGACAAGATCGTCGCGACCAGCAACAACACTGAGCTGTTGATCGAACTGGAGGCGCGTTTACTGTCCAAGGTCAACGGCATGGCGCAAGTCTCGCGCTCGCAATCGGTGTACCTCGACGTCACGGCGCTGGAGGCCAACAAAGGCACCGCACTGGCGACCATTGCCGCGCACTTGGGCATCCCGCTGGAGCAGACGGCCGCGATTGGCGATGGCGGCAACGACCCGGCGATGTTTCATTGCGCGGGACTGTCGATTGCCATGGGACAGGCGGAGGAGGCGGTGAAGCGTCAGGCCGACGTGATCACCGCGCCGAACACCGAA
- the zwf gene encoding glucose-6-phosphate dehydrogenase: MTHTIRRKSKAEPAPPTTLFLFGAHGDLVKRLLMPALYNLSRDGLLDENLRIVGVDHNAITDEAFAQKLEDFIRTEVAAKVGKGDQMLDPALWAKLAKGISYVQGDFLDDSTYSALAAKIADSGTGNAVFYLATAPRFFSEVVRRLGSAGLLEETPEAFRRVVIEKPFGSDLQTAEALNACLLKVMSEKQIYRIDHYLGKETVQNILVSRFSNSLFEAFWNNHYIDHVQITAAETVGVETRGSFYEHTGALRDMVPNHLFQLLAMVAMEPPAAFGADAVRGEKAKVVGAIRPWTVEEARANSVRGQYSAGEVGGKALAGYRQEANVSPDSTTETYVALKVMIDNWRWVGVPFYLRTGKRMSVRDTEIVICFKPAPYAQFRDTEVDELQPTYLRIQIQPNEGMWFDLLAKRPGPALNMANIELGFAYKDFFEMQPSTGYETLIYDCLTGDQTLFQRADNIENGWRAVQPFLDAWQQDASVQTYAAGEDGPQAAEDLLTRDGRVWHGLG; encoded by the coding sequence ATGACCCATACGATCCGCAGAAAATCCAAGGCAGAACCGGCACCACCGACCACGCTGTTTCTGTTCGGTGCCCACGGCGACCTGGTCAAGCGCTTGCTGATGCCGGCGCTGTACAACCTCAGTCGCGACGGCCTGCTTGATGAGAACCTGCGGATCGTTGGCGTTGACCACAACGCCATTACCGATGAAGCCTTCGCGCAAAAGCTCGAGGACTTCATTCGTACCGAAGTGGCGGCGAAGGTCGGCAAGGGCGATCAGATGCTTGATCCGGCCTTGTGGGCCAAGCTCGCCAAAGGTATCAGCTACGTCCAGGGCGACTTCCTCGACGACAGCACTTATTCAGCGCTGGCGGCGAAAATCGCCGACAGCGGCACCGGCAATGCGGTGTTCTACCTAGCCACCGCGCCGCGTTTCTTCAGTGAAGTGGTGCGTCGACTCGGCAGCGCCGGTTTGCTAGAAGAAACCCCCGAAGCGTTCAGAAGGGTGGTGATCGAGAAGCCGTTCGGCTCCGATCTGCAGACCGCCGAAGCACTGAACGCCTGCCTGCTCAAGGTGATGTCCGAGAAACAGATCTATCGGATCGACCATTACCTGGGCAAGGAGACCGTGCAGAACATTCTGGTCAGCCGGTTCTCCAACAGCCTGTTCGAGGCGTTCTGGAACAACCATTACATCGACCACGTACAGATCACCGCCGCCGAAACCGTCGGCGTCGAAACCCGTGGCAGTTTTTACGAGCACACCGGTGCGTTGCGCGACATGGTGCCCAATCACCTGTTCCAGTTGCTGGCCATGGTTGCCATGGAACCGCCGGCGGCGTTCGGCGCCGATGCGGTACGTGGCGAGAAAGCCAAAGTGGTCGGCGCGATCCGTCCATGGACGGTTGAAGAAGCTCGGGCCAACTCGGTGCGTGGCCAGTACAGCGCCGGTGAAGTCGGCGGCAAGGCACTGGCCGGTTATCGCCAGGAGGCCAACGTCTCGCCCGACAGCACCACGGAAACCTATGTGGCGCTGAAGGTGATGATCGACAACTGGCGTTGGGTCGGCGTGCCGTTCTACCTGCGTACCGGCAAGCGCATGAGTGTGCGCGACACCGAGATCGTCATCTGCTTCAAACCGGCGCCTTATGCGCAATTTCGCGACACCGAAGTCGACGAGCTACAACCGACCTATCTGCGTATCCAGATCCAGCCCAATGAAGGCATGTGGTTCGACCTGCTGGCCAAGCGCCCGGGGCCGGCGCTGAACATGGCCAACATCGAATTGGGGTTTGCCTACAAAGACTTCTTCGAAATGCAGCCATCGACCGGTTACGAAACCCTGATTTACGACTGCCTGACCGGCGATCAGACGCTGTTCCAGCGTGCCGACAACATCGAGAACGGCTGGCGTGCGGTGCAACCGTTCCTCGACGCCTGGCAGCAGGACGCGAGTGTGCAAACCTATGCCGCCGGTGAAGATGGCCCGCAAGCCGCCGAAGACCTGCTGACTCGCGATGGCCGCGTCTGGCATGGCCTCGGATGA
- the gnd gene encoding phosphogluconate dehydrogenase (NAD(+)-dependent, decarboxylating), with the protein MQLGIIGLGRMGGNIARRLMLSGHTTVVYDRNTAFIDNLVAEGSTGVADLPALVAGLAKPRAVWVMLPAGAPTEDTINTLSTLLEAGDTIIDGGNTNYKDDIRRAKTLAEKGLHYIDVGTSGGVWGLERGYCMMIGGDTETVKRLDPLFAALAPGMGDIPRTKDRKSDDPRAEHGYIHAGPAGAGHFVKMIHNGIEYGMMAAFAEGFDILKTKSSERLPEDQRFDLNVADIAEVWRRGSVVSSWLLDLTADALASDPKLDGFSGSVADSGEGQWTIEAAMEQAVPVPVLSNSLFSRYRSRGQGTFGDKILSAQRFGFGGHVETPKK; encoded by the coding sequence ATGCAACTCGGGATTATTGGACTGGGCCGCATGGGCGGTAATATTGCGCGGCGCCTGATGCTCAGCGGTCACACCACCGTTGTTTACGACCGCAATACCGCTTTCATCGACAACCTGGTCGCCGAGGGATCCACCGGCGTTGCCGACTTGCCGGCACTGGTTGCAGGCCTGGCCAAGCCGCGTGCCGTTTGGGTCATGCTGCCGGCCGGCGCGCCGACCGAAGACACCATCAACACCCTGAGCACTCTGCTGGAAGCCGGTGACACCATCATCGACGGCGGCAACACCAACTATAAGGATGACATCCGCCGCGCCAAAACCCTGGCCGAGAAAGGCCTGCACTACATCGACGTCGGCACCTCTGGCGGCGTCTGGGGCCTGGAACGCGGCTACTGCATGATGATCGGCGGCGATACCGAGACCGTTAAGCGTCTTGATCCGCTGTTCGCCGCACTGGCGCCAGGCATGGGCGACATCCCGCGCACCAAGGATCGCAAGTCCGATGACCCGCGCGCCGAGCACGGCTACATTCACGCCGGTCCTGCCGGCGCCGGTCACTTCGTCAAGATGATCCACAACGGCATCGAGTACGGCATGATGGCCGCGTTCGCCGAAGGCTTCGACATCCTCAAGACCAAGTCCAGCGAGCGCCTGCCGGAAGATCAGCGTTTCGATCTGAACGTGGCCGACATTGCTGAAGTGTGGCGTCGTGGCAGCGTGGTGTCATCGTGGTTGCTCGACCTGACGGCTGACGCGCTGGCCAGCGACCCGAAACTTGACGGTTTCTCCGGTTCGGTTGCCGACAGCGGTGAAGGTCAATGGACCATCGAAGCCGCCATGGAGCAAGCGGTGCCGGTACCGGTGCTGTCCAACTCGCTGTTCTCGCGCTACCGCTCACGTGGCCAAGGCACCTTTGGCGACAAGATTCTTTCGGCCCAGCGCTTCGGCTTCGGCGGCCATGTGGAGACACCGAAGAAATGA
- a CDS encoding DUF6026 family protein, translating into MGTVHTAMPPQTLYVTIRRDELRQLKDERDQLKQELAQLRAMTLGAQPKPLPVVQRHPHA; encoded by the coding sequence ATGGGCACAGTACACACAGCAATGCCGCCACAAACCCTGTACGTGACAATCCGTCGCGATGAATTGCGCCAGTTGAAAGACGAGCGCGACCAACTGAAACAGGAGTTGGCGCAACTGCGCGCGATGACACTGGGTGCTCAGCCCAAGCCGCTGCCGGTTGTTCAGCGCCACCCGCACGCCTGA
- a CDS encoding phosphoethanolamine transferase CptA: MALFKRSTTTAAGFDWAGLLWLFVFFWYFSGITQLLIQITGTSGFSGFRQAFFMSALWLAPMLLFPKRTKLLAAVIGIVLWACSMASLGYFFIYQQEFSQSVIFIMFESNVSEAGEYMTQYFAWWMVPAFLAHTAFAYFLWTRLRPVYMPRGRAMVAAAAIVIAVVGYPLVKQTLRMGTFAQGFEKFETRIEPAVPWQMAVAYHRYLDTLADMQGMLHSASKIPPLHNLKTAGADQPSTLVLVIGESTNRQRMSLYGYQRNTTPELDKLKDQLAVFDNVVTPRPYTIEALQQVLTFADEENPDLYLSTPSLVSMMKQAGYKTFWITNQQTMTKRNTMLTTFSEQADEQVYLNNNRNQNAAQYDGDVIEPFNKALADAAPRKLIVVHLLGTHMSYQYRYPPTFDKFQDRNGVPAGVRDDQVPTYNSYDNAVLYNDFVVSSLIKDYAKSDPNGFLLYLSDHGEDVFDSAGHSTLGRNENKPTAPMYTIPFMAWASPKWKANHDWNFAGDLDRPYSSSHLIHTWADMAGLSFDELDRSKSVVSDSFKQRPLLIGDPYQTEQRALIDFSLMKPKKPDTAPADVAQK, encoded by the coding sequence ATGGCATTGTTCAAACGCAGCACAACGACTGCGGCAGGTTTCGACTGGGCCGGTCTACTCTGGCTTTTTGTGTTCTTCTGGTACTTTTCCGGCATTACCCAACTGCTGATTCAGATCACCGGCACCTCCGGTTTCAGCGGGTTCCGCCAGGCGTTCTTCATGAGCGCACTCTGGCTGGCGCCGATGCTGCTGTTCCCCAAGCGCACCAAACTGCTGGCCGCCGTGATCGGCATCGTGCTGTGGGCTTGCTCGATGGCCAGTCTGGGTTACTTCTTCATTTATCAGCAGGAATTCTCCCAGAGCGTCATCTTCATCATGTTCGAGTCGAACGTGTCCGAAGCCGGCGAGTACATGACCCAGTACTTTGCCTGGTGGATGGTGCCGGCGTTCCTCGCGCATACCGCATTCGCCTACTTCCTGTGGACGCGCCTGCGCCCGGTGTACATGCCGCGCGGCCGTGCCATGGTCGCCGCCGCCGCCATCGTGATTGCCGTGGTCGGTTATCCGCTGGTCAAACAGACCCTGCGCATGGGCACCTTCGCTCAAGGCTTCGAGAAATTCGAGACCCGCATCGAGCCGGCCGTGCCGTGGCAAATGGCCGTGGCCTACCACCGTTATCTCGATACGCTGGCCGACATGCAAGGCATGCTGCACAGCGCGAGCAAGATCCCGCCGCTGCATAACCTCAAGACAGCGGGCGCCGATCAGCCGTCCACGCTGGTGCTGGTGATCGGCGAATCGACCAACCGCCAGCGCATGAGCCTCTACGGTTATCAACGCAACACCACGCCTGAGCTGGACAAACTCAAGGATCAACTGGCTGTCTTCGACAACGTCGTCACCCCTCGCCCGTACACCATCGAGGCGTTGCAGCAGGTGCTGACCTTCGCTGACGAAGAAAATCCCGACCTGTACCTGTCGACGCCGTCGCTGGTCAGCATGATGAAACAGGCAGGCTACAAGACCTTCTGGATCACCAACCAGCAGACCATGACCAAGCGCAACACCATGCTCACGACGTTCTCCGAGCAGGCTGACGAGCAGGTCTACCTGAACAACAACCGCAACCAGAACGCCGCCCAATACGACGGTGACGTGATCGAACCATTCAACAAAGCCCTGGCCGATGCTGCACCGCGCAAATTGATCGTTGTTCATCTGCTCGGCACGCACATGAGCTACCAGTACCGCTATCCGCCGACCTTCGACAAGTTCCAGGATCGCAATGGCGTCCCGGCCGGCGTACGTGACGATCAGGTGCCAACCTACAACAGCTACGACAACGCGGTGCTGTACAACGACTTCGTGGTGTCGAGCCTGATCAAGGATTACGCCAAGTCCGATCCGAACGGGTTCCTGCTGTATCTCTCGGACCACGGTGAAGACGTGTTCGACTCTGCCGGTCACAGCACCCTGGGGCGTAACGAAAACAAGCCGACGGCGCCGATGTACACCATCCCGTTCATGGCTTGGGCGTCGCCGAAATGGAAGGCTAACCATGACTGGAACTTCGCCGGCGACCTTGACCGTCCGTACAGCAGCTCGCACCTGATACACACCTGGGCGGACATGGCCGGTTTGAGTTTCGATGAGCTGGACCGCAGCAAGAGCGTGGTCAGCGACAGCTTCAAGCAACGTCCGTTGCTGATCGGTGATCCGTACCAGACCGAGCAGCGTGCACTGATCGACTTCAGTCTGATGAAGCCGAAAAAGCCCGACACCGCACCCGCAGACGTCGCGCAAAAGTAA
- a CDS encoding TonB-dependent siderophore receptor: MFAPITRSMTLTLGLCGAALSPDLLAESETEKPPEPAATALELASTSVTAQGLGTTTENTSAYTTGAMSTATRMNLSIKETPQSVSVVTRQQMDDFKLGTLSEAMRQTTGVVVQHMDSDRVDYSARGYSIENFQIDGMLNTFDRMKTDADTIIYDRIEVVRGATGLTTGAGDPSATINMVRKRPTAQWQALAGVSGGSYDNYYSYVDVGGPLAFDGRLRGRTVLAYRDNQSIKDKYALQREVGYGVLEADLTDSTVLAVGYDYQNKHVQGSSWGTVPYWNADGGKAGLGRSTNMATSWSSWPLQDKTAFATLDQQLAGGWHLKAAYTHRDSNSDGKVYYGGGGFPEADRSGMNAYTSHMIGTQKMQAYDFNVSGPYSLLGREHEMMFGYGEAERRSNSPYTIAGARPKDYATIRDWKYMGDIAKFSDTVTDLTSSKDNTRQKAGYIATRLSLTDELHAVLGSRYGSWEASSTSNRYDANRQLSKVDYTRQKQNDVWTPYAGLLYDLTPEYTAYVSYTDIFKPQGNRDKNRKYIDPVVGKNYEVGIKGSLLEERLNLSTAVFWSKQDNVAELDNSVPADPVTREQFYKSGGKGNKVNGFEAEVSGEVLQGWNMTAGYTYTHSVNGESERTNTNQPMNLLRVSTAYRLPGEWQALTVGGAVNWQSDVYGTSSRPVGLDTEEARINQSAYTVVNLMSRYELDRHLSASLNVNNLFDKKYYDNVGFYNGVYWGDPRTVTLSLDWKL; the protein is encoded by the coding sequence ATGTTCGCGCCCATCACCCGTTCCATGACCCTCACGCTCGGCCTCTGTGGAGCCGCCCTGAGCCCCGATCTGCTGGCTGAATCCGAAACGGAAAAGCCGCCGGAACCCGCCGCCACGGCGCTGGAGCTGGCATCGACCAGCGTCACCGCACAAGGTTTGGGCACCACCACTGAAAATACCAGCGCCTATACCACCGGCGCCATGAGCACCGCGACGCGGATGAACCTGTCGATCAAGGAAACCCCGCAATCGGTGTCCGTGGTGACGCGTCAGCAAATGGATGATTTCAAGCTCGGTACATTGTCCGAGGCCATGCGCCAGACCACGGGCGTGGTTGTGCAGCACATGGACTCCGACCGGGTCGACTATTCGGCGCGCGGTTATTCGATCGAAAACTTCCAGATCGACGGAATGCTCAACACCTTCGATCGCATGAAGACCGATGCCGACACCATCATTTACGACCGCATCGAGGTGGTACGCGGCGCCACCGGGCTGACGACGGGTGCGGGCGATCCTTCGGCGACCATCAACATGGTGCGCAAGCGTCCGACCGCGCAATGGCAGGCGCTGGCCGGAGTCAGTGGCGGCAGCTACGACAATTACTACAGCTACGTCGACGTCGGCGGGCCGTTGGCTTTCGACGGGCGCTTGCGCGGGCGGACGGTGTTGGCCTATCGCGACAACCAGTCGATCAAAGACAAATACGCGCTGCAACGCGAAGTCGGTTACGGCGTGCTGGAGGCCGACTTGACCGACTCCACGGTGCTGGCGGTCGGTTACGACTATCAGAACAAGCACGTGCAAGGCTCATCATGGGGCACCGTACCCTACTGGAATGCCGATGGCGGCAAGGCCGGTCTGGGGCGTTCGACCAACATGGCGACGTCCTGGAGCTCCTGGCCGCTGCAAGACAAAACCGCATTCGCCACCCTCGATCAGCAACTGGCCGGCGGCTGGCACCTGAAAGCGGCGTACACCCATCGCGACAGCAACAGTGACGGCAAGGTCTATTACGGCGGAGGCGGTTTCCCCGAGGCCGACCGCAGCGGCATGAACGCCTACACCTCGCACATGATCGGCACGCAGAAAATGCAGGCGTATGACTTCAACGTCTCCGGTCCTTACTCGCTGCTGGGGCGTGAGCACGAAATGATGTTCGGCTACGGTGAGGCGGAGCGCCGCTCAAACTCCCCTTACACCATTGCCGGTGCGCGCCCCAAGGATTACGCAACCATCCGCGACTGGAAATACATGGGTGACATCGCAAAATTCAGCGACACCGTCACCGACCTCACCAGCTCGAAGGACAATACCCGACAAAAGGCCGGATACATCGCCACGCGCCTGAGCCTGACTGATGAGTTGCACGCGGTGCTGGGCAGCCGATACGGCAGTTGGGAAGCCTCCAGCACCAGCAACCGTTACGACGCCAATCGGCAACTGAGCAAAGTCGATTACACCCGTCAGAAACAGAACGACGTATGGACGCCTTACGCTGGCCTGTTGTATGACCTGACCCCGGAATACACCGCGTACGTGAGCTACACCGACATCTTCAAACCCCAGGGCAACCGCGACAAGAATCGCAAGTACATCGACCCGGTGGTTGGCAAAAACTATGAAGTGGGCATCAAGGGCAGTTTGCTGGAGGAGCGCCTGAACCTTTCAACGGCGGTGTTCTGGAGCAAACAGGACAACGTCGCCGAACTCGATAACTCGGTACCGGCGGATCCGGTTACCCGCGAACAGTTCTATAAATCCGGCGGCAAGGGCAACAAGGTCAACGGTTTTGAGGCCGAAGTGTCCGGGGAAGTCCTCCAGGGCTGGAACATGACCGCCGGTTACACCTATACCCACTCGGTGAACGGCGAGAGCGAGCGCACCAACACCAATCAGCCGATGAACCTGTTACGCGTCTCCACGGCGTACCGTTTGCCGGGCGAATGGCAGGCCCTGACCGTGGGCGGTGCGGTGAACTGGCAAAGCGATGTATATGGCACCTCAAGCCGGCCGGTCGGCCTCGACACTGAAGAGGCACGAATCAACCAGAGCGCCTACACAGTGGTCAATCTGATGTCGCGGTACGAACTTGATCGGCACCTGTCGGCGTCGCTGAACGTCAACAACCTGTTCGACAAGAAGTATTACGACAACGTCGGCTTCTATAACGGCGTGTACTGGGGCGATCCGCGCACAGTGACGCTGAGTCTCGACTGGAAGCTTTGA
- a CDS encoding GNAT family N-acetyltransferase, with amino-acid sequence MDSTEILVLQASYSNPTHAEAIGIVLNHYAEDPMGGGHSLDPDLLRRLPEELACRPHAFSVLAFVGGEPAGLVNCFEGFSTFACKPLVNVHDVMVVNEFRGLGLSQTMLQKVEEIARQRGCCKITLEVLEGNTVAQNSYSKFGFAPGMFNPDHGRMLFWIKNL; translated from the coding sequence ATGGATTCCACAGAAATTCTTGTGCTTCAAGCCAGCTACAGCAATCCAACGCACGCCGAAGCCATCGGTATCGTGCTCAATCATTACGCCGAAGACCCTATGGGCGGTGGCCATTCTCTCGACCCTGATCTGCTGCGTCGTCTGCCCGAAGAACTGGCTTGCCGGCCGCATGCGTTCAGTGTGCTGGCCTTTGTCGGTGGTGAACCGGCGGGGCTGGTTAACTGCTTTGAAGGGTTTTCCACATTTGCCTGCAAACCGTTGGTCAACGTCCATGACGTGATGGTGGTGAACGAGTTTCGCGGTCTCGGTCTGAGCCAGACAATGCTGCAGAAAGTCGAGGAAATCGCCCGCCAGCGCGGCTGCTGCAAGATCACCCTCGAAGTGTTGGAAGGCAATACTGTGGCCCAGAATTCCTATAGCAAATTCGGCTTCGCGCCCGGTATGTTCAATCCGGATCACGGACGCATGCTGTTCTGGATCAAAAACCTTTAG
- a CDS encoding DinB family protein codes for MSQPLSHHLLTMAYQNAWANHRLAKAWTQLDEHDLVAPRVSFFPSIRLTLNHILACDWFYVDALERELRGAEPHPDCYVFFSVDEPFTDGPQLREEQAHVDRRLIAYCEQLRDADLARIVTIARDTPQHDSRLRMLSHLFEHQIHHRGQVHAMLSDTSVKPPQLDEFFCVGEAALRAEDFAELGWTEELIWGH; via the coding sequence ATGAGCCAACCGTTATCACATCATCTGTTGACCATGGCTTACCAGAATGCGTGGGCCAATCACCGCTTGGCCAAGGCCTGGACGCAACTCGATGAGCATGATCTGGTAGCGCCGCGAGTGAGTTTTTTCCCGAGCATCCGCCTGACCCTCAATCACATTCTTGCCTGTGACTGGTTCTACGTGGACGCGCTTGAACGCGAGCTGCGCGGGGCCGAGCCGCACCCCGACTGCTATGTGTTTTTCAGCGTGGACGAGCCGTTTACCGACGGCCCGCAACTGCGCGAAGAGCAGGCCCATGTCGATAGACGGCTAATCGCCTATTGCGAGCAACTGCGCGATGCCGATCTGGCCCGGATCGTGACCATTGCCCGCGATACACCGCAGCATGACAGCCGCCTGCGCATGCTTTCGCACCTGTTCGAACACCAGATCCATCATCGTGGGCAAGTGCATGCGATGCTCAGCGACACCTCGGTAAAACCGCCGCAACTGGACGAATTTTTCTGCGTCGGTGAAGCGGCATTACGCGCAGAAGACTTCGCCGAACTGGGCTGGACCGAAGAACTGATCTGGGGTCACTGA
- the zapE gene encoding cell division protein ZapE: MTFDSPLSAWQHAIEHTGFIQDEAQEHAVWALQKCHEALHAGARSVTGVYLWGPVGRGKTWLMDQFYQSLRVPARRQHFHHFMGWVHQRSFQLTGIADPLRALAKELAAEVRVLCFDELFVNDIGDAIILGRLFQVMFDEGVVVVCTSNLPPDDLYADGFNRDRFVPAIAAIKAHMQVVAVNGAEDHRLHPGTIEQRYFIAAPGAASALAEVFRVLTSGQSSSAEPVPVGHRVLNVVQASESVIWCRYADLCEQPFAAMDFIALCDRYRAILLSEVPNLSAQKREGRIARGTEDGAQRVVAGDRELPQLSVHDDGVRRFIALVDECYDRKVPLYIEAQVSMDALYTEGYLEFPFRRTLSRLQEMQLQRFAEA; encoded by the coding sequence ATGACTTTCGACTCTCCGCTAAGCGCCTGGCAGCACGCCATCGAACACACGGGTTTCATCCAGGATGAAGCTCAGGAACATGCTGTCTGGGCGTTGCAAAAATGCCACGAAGCCTTGCACGCCGGTGCCCGTTCGGTCACCGGCGTTTATCTGTGGGGCCCGGTGGGGCGCGGCAAGACCTGGCTAATGGATCAGTTTTATCAGAGCCTGCGAGTGCCGGCGCGGCGTCAGCATTTCCATCATTTCATGGGCTGGGTGCATCAGCGTTCGTTCCAGTTGACCGGGATCGCCGATCCACTGCGCGCACTGGCCAAAGAGCTGGCAGCCGAAGTGCGGGTGTTGTGCTTCGATGAACTGTTCGTCAACGACATTGGCGATGCGATCATTCTCGGCCGGCTGTTTCAGGTGATGTTTGACGAAGGTGTGGTGGTGGTCTGTACCTCGAACCTGCCACCGGATGACCTGTATGCCGATGGCTTCAATCGCGACCGTTTTGTTCCGGCGATCGCTGCGATCAAGGCGCATATGCAGGTGGTCGCGGTAAATGGCGCCGAGGATCATCGGCTGCATCCGGGCACTATCGAACAGCGCTACTTTATTGCTGCGCCGGGAGCCGCCAGTGCATTGGCAGAGGTTTTTCGAGTGCTGACCTCAGGGCAGTCGAGCAGCGCGGAACCGGTGCCGGTCGGGCATCGTGTGCTCAATGTGGTGCAGGCCAGTGAAAGCGTTATCTGGTGTCGCTACGCTGACCTCTGCGAGCAGCCATTCGCCGCCATGGATTTCATCGCGCTGTGCGACCGCTACCGGGCTATCCTGTTGAGCGAAGTGCCGAACCTCAGCGCACAGAAACGCGAAGGGCGCATCGCGCGCGGCACCGAAGACGGTGCGCAGCGGGTGGTGGCGGGTGACCGCGAGTTGCCGCAATTGTCGGTTCACGACGATGGCGTGCGGCGTTTCATCGCGTTGGTCGACGAGTGCTACGACCGCAAGGTGCCGTTGTACATCGAGGCTCAAGTGTCAATGGATGCGCTGTACACCGAGGGTTATCTGGAATTCCCGTTCCGCCGCACCCTCAGCCGTTTGCAGGAGATGCAGCTACAGCGCTTTGCCGAAGCTTGA
- the speB gene encoding agmatinase, translating to MDQPMLNDQALTRDSLYGTAAESTYAGITSFMRRRYSRDLRGVDVAVSGVPFDTATSNRPGARFGPRGIRAASTGIAWERHWPWAFDPFDQLAVIDYGDCDFDYGSPHSIPESIEAHAEHILNAGSAMLTFGGDHFISYPLLKAHARKHGTLSLIHFDAHSDTWPDEEGKRVDHGTMFWHAAREGLVDPARSVQIGLRTTNDDHQGFQVLDARQVHRRGCEAIVEAIRARVGDNPVYLTFDIDCLDPAFAPGTGTPVCGGLSTVQALEILGGLRGINLVGMDVVEVAPAYDHAEVTSLAAATLAMEMLCLYAARHKVDL from the coding sequence ATGGATCAGCCCATGCTCAACGACCAGGCTTTGACCCGTGACAGCCTGTACGGCACTGCCGCCGAAAGCACCTACGCCGGCATCACCAGTTTCATGCGCCGCCGCTACAGCCGCGACCTACGCGGTGTCGACGTAGCGGTCAGCGGCGTGCCGTTCGACACCGCCACCAGCAACCGGCCGGGCGCCCGTTTCGGGCCACGGGGGATACGCGCTGCGTCCACCGGGATTGCCTGGGAGCGCCATTGGCCATGGGCGTTTGACCCGTTCGATCAGCTGGCGGTGATCGATTACGGCGACTGTGATTTCGATTACGGCTCGCCCCACAGCATCCCGGAAAGCATCGAGGCCCACGCCGAACATATTCTCAATGCCGGCAGCGCCATGCTGACCTTCGGTGGCGACCACTTCATCAGTTATCCACTGCTCAAGGCGCATGCCCGCAAGCACGGCACGCTGTCGCTGATCCACTTCGATGCGCACAGCGACACATGGCCGGACGAGGAGGGCAAGCGTGTCGATCACGGCACCATGTTCTGGCATGCGGCGCGCGAAGGTCTGGTCGATCCGGCGCGTTCGGTGCAGATCGGCTTGCGTACCACCAATGACGATCATCAGGGTTTTCAGGTGCTCGACGCCCGGCAAGTGCATCGGCGTGGCTGCGAGGCAATCGTCGAAGCGATTCGCGCACGCGTCGGCGATAACCCGGTGTATCTGACGTTCGACATCGATTGCCTCGATCCGGCGTTCGCTCCCGGCACCGGCACCCCGGTGTGCGGCGGTTTGAGCACGGTGCAGGCGCTGGAGATACTGGGTGGTTTGCGCGGGATCAATCTGGTGGGCATGGACGTGGTGGAAGTGGCGCCGGCTTACGATCATGCAGAAGTCACTTCGTTAGCCGCCGCTACATTGGCTATGGAAATGCTCTGTCTCTATGCCGCCCGGCACAAAGTCGACCTCTAA